TATATCCCACGCCTCCCACTATCCTGCCAGCCGGAATGGAAACGATTCCGTACGTCAGGAAAAAATAGAACTGTACCAGCGACGATTCTGCATAGTTTAGCCTGAATCCTTTTTTGAAAAACGGGACAAGCGTGTCGTTCAGGCAGGTGATAAAGCCCATCATGAAATACAACACCGCGAGCGTGATCAACGCGGGAGTATAACTCCGCACCTGCCGGTCGGCCGGCCCGGAGCTGATTGCATTGCCAACGGGAATTCCTGCCATATTATGAAAATTGAATCTCCGACGATTTTTTCTCCCTGATTGCTTCCAAAGTCTTCCAGCACTGGTACAGTCCGCGGGGAACATGGAAACAACCTTTCCATTTACCGCCTTTCAGAGGCAAAAGTACTTCTCCCTGGCGGTTAAGGTACCCAAACCACTCCGGATTTTGCTGGTCTGCAAAATGCGTCCATGTGTATTCATGTACTTTTTCAAACCAGGCCCAGCACCTTTCGTCACCTGTATGCAAATAACCTTTCAACAGGCTGATCAGCGTTTCGATATGCACCCACCAAAGCTTCTGGTCCCATTCGAGCTGCTGCGGCGGCAGGCCCTTTACATCCAGAAAATAATATATCCCGCCATACTTTTTGTCCCAGCCAAATTCCAGGATATCCAGGGTGATGTTTGTTGCCTGCTGTGCCAACTCTTTATTATTGGAACGCTCCGCAAGGTCCATCAAAAACCACATGGCTTCGATAGCGTGCCCGGGGTTTATCAAACGCCCCTCAAAGGAATCTGAAAAATGCCCGTCGGGCGTAATATTTTCCAGTATCAGGCCGAACTCCGGACGATAGAATTCATGGAGGATCGCATTGATCCCGTTCTGAATGGTACTTTCTACCAGTTCGGGGAGGAGCAAATGTTCAATCTCCAGCACCAGGTTGCACAGTATCATGGGAAGGGCAAAACCCTTCAGAGGACGGGTTCCCGGAAAATTTTTATCATAAATACCTTTCGGATTTTCTTTCCTGCTCAAAATCCTGTGAAAAGTATCCACCGAAATCCGGGCATGTTCCGGGTTTTGTGTGGCTTTATACAGCTGCCCGAATGCCATGGAAGCAAAACAGTCGGAAAAAATATTGTAGGACTGTGTAAGCGGCGCACCCTCGCGACTCAGCGAAAAATACCAGTCCCCATTTTGGTCCCGCCCGTATTTTTCAAGAAACCCGGCACCAAGCAGCGCAGTATCGAGCCACTCCTGCTTTTGTTCCACTTTATTATATAACATGGAAAAGCACCAGACCTGGCGGCATTGAAGCCAGACAAACTTATCCGTATCAAACACATTTCCGTGACTGTCCAGGCAAGTGAAGTAACCTCCATACCGGACATCCGGCGAGTGCTGTGCCCAGAACGGGATCACGTTGTTTAATAAACCGCCCCGATACAGATCTATGTAACTGTCAATTTCCATGCGCTGTAAAATTCGGCAGTGTTAATATTATATATTATTTAGTATGAAGCAAATATTGTTATTAAATATTAAGTTTTCAAATATTTAAGAAACAAAATATCACACGCATTAATATACAGCAACTTTATTTACGTCAGACTAAAAGATGCCATACACTCCCCTGCTGACACATCTCATTACTTCGGACTGGTTACCAGCGGGAATGCGTGTATTCTTTTTTTAAAATTATTTTAATGAACAGGTAGGGTGTTATAATAAAATTTTGTCTCCATCGTAACGGTGTACTTAATATTCGTCAGATTGGAAAAGATGCAGAATATGAATTTGACTGAGGTCTTCGGAGAAAGGGGTTTGATTCAGGCAAATTCCGAAGGTGATCAGAAAGCCAGCCCTGATTCGCCCGTGGACAAGGAGTTTTTTATTAAAAGCGTATTTCAGACAGACGTCAAAAAAGGCTATGACCTGTTGTTCTCGCACTACTATACCCCCCTGTGCAGCCACGCGGTGCGGTA
This Dyadobacter sp. UC 10 DNA region includes the following protein-coding sequences:
- a CDS encoding n-acyl-d-glucosamine 2-epimerase, with protein sequence MEIDSYIDLYRGGLLNNVIPFWAQHSPDVRYGGYFTCLDSHGNVFDTDKFVWLQCRQVWCFSMLYNKVEQKQEWLDTALLGAGFLEKYGRDQNGDWYFSLSREGAPLTQSYNIFSDCFASMAFGQLYKATQNPEHARISVDTFHRILSRKENPKGIYDKNFPGTRPLKGFALPMILCNLVLEIEHLLLPELVESTIQNGINAILHEFYRPEFGLILENITPDGHFSDSFEGRLINPGHAIEAMWFLMDLAERSNNKELAQQATNITLDILEFGWDKKYGGIYYFLDVKGLPPQQLEWDQKLWWVHIETLISLLKGYLHTGDERCWAWFEKVHEYTWTHFADQQNPEWFGYLNRQGEVLLPLKGGKWKGCFHVPRGLYQCWKTLEAIREKKSSEIQFS